A genome region from Labilibaculum antarcticum includes the following:
- the arcC gene encoding carbamate kinase: MKNKLAVVALGGNALLRGNQKGTVEEQIQNTVDTLENLIFLVKEGYDVIIAHGNGPQVGNILMRNDAGEQLYNIPQMPLDIDVADSQGGIGYMIERNLRNILKQNGIEKDVVTLVTQVVVDKNDPAFANPLKRVGKIYNKEQADKLTVEKGWIFKEEVKTDGGWRRVVPSPKPIRVLNEKVIESLARQGNIVITVGGGGIPVSEDENGNLCPVEAVIDKDLASALIGARIKADEFYILTDVSFVYHDFRGPNEKKLEFLNHADTMKYMEDGTFAEGSMAPKIRACLSFIENGGGKSVITEATKLVDRSYGTKITMEYDKNDVEHNA; this comes from the coding sequence ATGAAAAATAAATTAGCAGTTGTAGCATTAGGCGGAAATGCCTTGTTGAGAGGGAATCAAAAAGGGACTGTGGAGGAACAGATTCAAAATACGGTTGATACTCTTGAAAATCTTATTTTTCTTGTAAAAGAAGGGTATGATGTTATTATTGCTCATGGTAATGGCCCTCAGGTAGGTAATATCTTAATGAGAAACGATGCGGGTGAGCAACTTTATAATATTCCTCAGATGCCTTTGGATATTGATGTGGCAGATTCTCAAGGTGGAATTGGTTATATGATTGAGAGAAATTTGCGTAATATATTAAAGCAAAATGGTATTGAAAAAGATGTGGTAACTTTGGTAACTCAAGTTGTTGTTGATAAGAATGATCCTGCTTTTGCTAATCCTTTAAAACGTGTTGGTAAGATTTATAACAAAGAACAAGCTGATAAGTTGACTGTTGAAAAAGGTTGGATTTTCAAAGAAGAGGTAAAAACAGATGGGGGATGGAGACGTGTTGTCCCTTCGCCAAAGCCAATTCGAGTATTGAATGAGAAGGTGATTGAAAGCTTAGCTCGACAAGGAAATATCGTAATTACTGTTGGTGGTGGAGGAATTCCTGTTTCAGAAGATGAAAACGGTAACTTATGTCCGGTTGAGGCTGTGATTGACAAGGATCTTGCTTCGGCATTGATTGGAGCTCGAATTAAGGCAGATGAATTCTATATTCTTACGGATGTATCTTTTGTTTATCATGATTTTAGAGGACCAAACGAGAAGAAACTCGAATTCCTGAATCATGCAGATACAATGAAATATATGGAAGATGGTACCTTTGCTGAAGGATCAATGGCTCCAAAAATTCGTGCTTGTTTAAGTTTTATCGAAAATGGTGGTGGTAAATCAGTTATTACTGAGGCAACTAAGCTGGTAGATAGGTCTTATGGTACTAAGATAACAATGGAGTACGACAAAAATGATGTAGAGCATAATGCTTAA